A genomic region of Nymphaea colorata isolate Beijing-Zhang1983 chromosome 2, ASM883128v2, whole genome shotgun sequence contains the following coding sequences:
- the LOC116247038 gene encoding uncharacterized protein LOC116247038: MASILVIVTVILLDVIALGLAAAAEQRRSHAQIVSDPTGSYTYCAYGSDIATGYGVGALLVLLGSQALVMASSSCFCCGKGLRPSGARACAMILFITCWITFIIAEACLLAGSVRNAYHTKYRANLNMGNLSCETIRKGVFAAGAAFTFFTCILSIFYYHFYSKAKGSLGSPAKDTGIGMRSYT, from the exons ATGGCTTCCATTCTGGTGATAGTGACTGTCATATTGTTGGACGTGATCGCTTTGGGGCTTGCTGCTGCCGCAGAACAAAGAAGAAGCCAT GCTCAGATTGTTTCGGATCCCACTGGTTCTTACACCTACTGCGCGTACGGCTCTGATATTGCGACTGGATACGGGGTAGGGGCGCTGTTGGTCCTCTTGGGGAGCCAAGCTTTGGTCATGGCGTCTAGCAGCTGCTTCTGCTGCGGGAAAGGGCTGAGGCCCAGCGGGGCTCGTGCCTGTGCCATGATCTTGTTTATTACCTGCTG GATCACATTTATCATTGCGGAGGCATGTCTGCTAGCCGGCTCGGTGAGAAATGCATACCACACCAAGTACAGGGCTAATCTCAACATGGGGAACCTCTCATGTGAGACCATCAGGAAAGGCGTCTTCGCCGCCGGCGCCGCCTTCACCTTCTTCACCTGCATTCTCAGCATCTTCTACTACCATTTCTACTCCAAGGCCAAAGGGAGCCTTGGCTCCCCTGCCAAGGACACTGGCATAGGAATGAGAAGCTACACTTGA